The window AATAGGTGATATCTGGCCAGGTAATAGTCAAATAAATTAGGCGTCCAACAAGTTGTCTATACTGAGATGGATCTTTAAGCAATTCACCTGAATTTGAGAGCTTTATGTTTTGTTCCATGAGAAAGCTCACAGGTTTAGCACCCAAAAAACCACcatcttttaaaatttccaaagcATATTTTCGTTGTGAGATGGAAATATCTTTCTTTGATCAAGAAACTTCAATGcccaaaaaatacttcaaatcaCCCAAATCTTTAATCTGAAAATGACTATGAAGAAATTGCTTGAGTGCTAATATGTCTTTGACATTATTACCCGTAAtaagaatgtcatcaacatatattaacAAAGCTGTAAAAGATTTGTCTTTCTGACATGTGAATGACGAGTAATCAGCTTTGGATTGAGTAAATCCAGCAGCTTGGATAACTATATAGAACTTGGCAAACCATTGTCGTGaagcttgctttaaaccatacaACGACTTGTGAAGGCGACACACTTGATTCTCCCCCTATCGTTAAAGACCAAGAAGTGGAGtcatataaatttcttcatggagatcaccatgaagaaatgcattgttgacatcaagttggtgaAGAGACCAATTTTGGGCAGCTGCTAAAGCCAATAAACAACGGATAGTAATCATTTTAGCAGTGGGAGAAAAAATGTCATGATAATCTAAACCTTCCAGTTGTGTGTAACCTCTCACAACTAAACGAGCTTTGAAACGCTCAATGGTGCCATCTGAGTGCCGTTTGATTTTAtaaacccaacgacaaccaataGACTTTTTTCCAGGAGGAAGAGAAGTGAGGAACCAAGTGTGGTTGGCGTCTAAAGTGACCAATTCAAATTGCTTTACTTTTTGCCAATGGGGATGAAAGACTGCTTCTGTATAAGAGGTAGGCTCAATATCTTGACGGACAGTAGCAATAAAGGAGCGATATTGTGGTGAGTAACAATAATAAGAGATAAAATGGCAAAGGGAATATCGTATACCTTTTTCTAGACTTGATGACAAAGGCGAAAAATGGTTGGGagacaattttcattttattttatttttcttaattttttatcttttatattttatatacaatacATTAGcactaattatattattataattaatataaatataacttgaatttataatttttttgcaaaatcaaaatagaaatattaatttttaaaacaacccacCCAAAcagattttttgctttttattttttaatactattttcaaaaacaactttcaaacaattttccttttagaaaatattaaaaaattgtttttttctctttaacttAGAAAACGTTGTGAAACCACCTAAGTTCTTAGGAATTCTTGTCgagttattactattttttttttcaaaatttatcttaggtttctaaaaacttttttcaaaaattttaaaatgaaaatttttacttccttaaattttaaaaattttaaaagttgtttttaattgcagaaggcatatatatatatatatatatatatatatatatatatatatatatatatatatatatataaaagaatttctatattttatctacaactttctatttttaaaattaaaaaatagaaaatatatcttAACATAAACACaagatttgatttttgtttagaaTTTATTAATGCAGTTAATCAATAGATTTGAGATTGAAGTTAATAAAAGGTGTTTTCAATaacataataattaataaaatgacaaagaatttttttttaagtcattaagtactAAACAAACTAAGGTTATGTTGGTTAATATTAACGGAttgtttttagttgaatagaaaaaatcaggattgtttttagttgaatagaaaaaatcagaataagtaaaatattttaactttttatattcaattaaaaaacaaatattacttAAGTGACTCTTCAAAAAGGTCAAGTGAACTAGAATGAATCAAATGTTAATCTGCTCAATTGGAGGGTGTTAGGCACTCcatcaaacaaagaaaaaattcatTGGTCTTTACTAGGTAAgttgaaataattttcacattttattacttaattgatgattattaatatgaaaaataaaataacgtaaaaatcaatttatacaacaaaattatagttttctttcacatcaatttcactaaaataaatttatgcaaTAAAATCGATATATAGATAGacttctaatatttttcaacatcaatttcactaAGATTAATTTATGGATTAAAATCCTATTTTCTTTAATGTTGAATTCATTCTAATTTCATTAATATCAGTTTTATAAGTTCAAATTGTGTTTTGTTAATACCAGGCTACCAGCTTTGTAATAATAAAACCATCTAATAGTCCAACACATATAGGCCCATGGTTAGGCCCAAGCCTATAAATTACTCGCTGATGAATGCCAAGTTTAAGGGGGATACTTTTGCTCCTCCATTTCCGACATGGAATCAAGTGActtcattttatcttatttcCGGCAAACTACTACCATGGGTGGGCCATCTTTGCAATTTCCTTTGTATTtgctttttccccttttcttttttctctcaaatttctaaaatccAGATGAAGCATAAAATTACTAAATAGGATAAAGCTTATCTTTTGGATATGATTGCATGGTGCTATGCATTGTAAAAGTCAAGTTCTCACTGACTGCTCATTCAAACCTCAATCATACATACATTTCATAGCTGAAAACATAAATTCTAGTTTCTAGCATTTGCAAGTCATACTTTTTCATCCACACAGAATGAATTATTCCCAAATTGCAGTGTGTTTTTGTCAAGGATCGAGATTAATGCCTACCAGTCTGCAATTAGATGATCAGTACAAGTAGACCATCCCATGTCTCTTTAGCAACTGTTTCTCTTTCAAGGACTCACATTCAGACATCAACTCATCCCACTGCTTGTCTTTTGGAACCGCTTCCAACCATTCAGCTACACCATAAGATACAAGGTTTCAATTCCAtgtctatatatattatatagtcCATAATCACCTATGAAgaaattattattcatgtttgtgaaacttaaattaacatataaagTTAAAATGTAAGATAAATGAAggaatataagaaataaatcatGAGGATCAAGTACTCTGGAGCAGAAATGAAATTCTACGTACCTGACATGGGAAACCAACTTAAGCCTCAATTGATCAGTTGAGTGTTGTGCCTGAAACGCGTGGGATGTCCTAGCTTGGTTGATCAATTCCAAGACCCGCATGCTAGACAATGTAAACTTGTTCAAAACAAGACTTCAATGcctcaaaaataataatgggcAAATACTCTGGAACAAGTCCTAAAGTGGTTTACAAATTAACATAACTGGTCTGGATCTTTTAGgccaatatttattttttttggtttttggggtGAGCATTTTTTTACatcctaaaaaatttattcagcAAAAATATAATCTGAATTTAAGCTCCTTTAATCTGTTTGCGGTGGAAACTTATACCACAAAGGAAAAATAACTTACCAATAATGTTATCATGGCTTGAAAGGTCCAAAACCAGAAAGACAGAGAAAGACTATCAAGGAGGAGGAGCGCTGGAGATGCCATTGTGATTCCTACCAATTTGGCCTTGGATCTAAGCATGGAATCCGTGGATCATCTCAAACTTTTAGGGGCTTTTCTGATCATTACTGCTGTTCTCAAGATCAACATGTACAAGACCAATCCCACACTTTTTCACCTTCACTGGTTTACCATTAACATGGCCACGAAATGAAGCCTTTAAATGGCTTGATTTATAGGAGCGATATTTGTGCTTAATAGCAACATTAGAATAATACGTTACCCACGCTGAATCTAATACACCATCATTATGGTCGCATTGGCAGGATGATCCACAGGAGAGATGATCCAAAAACCCAATTTCATCATCAAGGAAAGTCAATTCACATCCTAAATGATAAGGTTGCGTGATATTCACCATGGCATTCTCAGACGTACTACTCTTTGGTTCATCCATTGATTTATCCAGAGGTTCACCCTGTTGTGGAATATAAACACAGCATAAAGCCAATCCCAAGAAGTCCTTGTCGTACCACTTAAGAGGAAGCTCTACTGTTACTTCACTGCCAATACCCTTGTGTGATATCCAATCTGGAATTTCTATACCAGAGATAACAGTACTAAATCCCTGGCTGACACCATTTGCTGGAAGAGACAAAAGCCTTCTGTATTTCATCTCCTGCACGGAAGGTACCATGTTAAACATTGAGCATGACTGCATAAAATTTCGAGTTTTGGGCCCCAATAGCCCatcatgggaaaaaaattaagtttaaccACTTTGTCAAATTTAGGTTCAAAGTAACCCTTTTATTACACATAGGAGCaatatcattatattttttattttttttcttaaattataagTTGAAACCTCGATTACCAACTAAAGcttaagttaaaaaatgaagcctcgAAGGATGATGTGACACTCACCTAGAAAGAGACTGCAttgaatataagttttaaaaatggcctaaaagttatatttttgtgTTAAAACAGGCTATTTGGacccaaaattctaaaaatgcTGTGCTATGAAAACTATACCTGAATTTCTTGTAAAAAAGCAGATTTGAAGCAATTTAACTGCCTCTGCCATTGCAACACTGGTTTGAAGGAATTTAACAGCCTCTGCCATTGCCACACTGACTTTTTCATGCCTGTGCAATCATGGGCATCTAGGACTCTGAGACTTGATGGAAGCTTTGGAATTTCTAGAAGACTCTTGCAGTGCCTCAACCCAAGCTCTCTTAGCTCAGAAAGTTGACTTATGGCATCAGTTACTCTAAGAAAACGGTTTCCACTTAGATCTAATACTCTCAATGAGTATAGGCAGCAAATATCATCGGGAATTTCTTCTTCTGTTAAATTGCAGTAACTTAGGTTTAATTCTTCCAATGAGTATAAGCTGCCAATGTCACCACTGATTGCTCGTTGCATTAGGTTGGTGCCATGCACATCCAATACTTTTAAGGAGCACAAACCAGCCAAAGAGGAATCCGATTGAGGGCTAATCAATTCTGAACTTGATGCATAAAGCTTCTCTAGACATTCCAGGCTTCCCAGGTTGTCGGGCAGTTTTGAACACCCGATTACATTGAGAGTCTTAAGACATTTCAAGTTAGAAAGGCTCTCTGGAAGGCTTTCAAGATTCGTGCAGAATGCCAAGTTCAAATATTCCAATGAGTATTGATTCCACGGGATCTCTGCAAGTTCCTGGAGTTTTGAACAGCGAGAGAGATCAAGATTTACAAGAGAATCCAAGTCCCAGATGCTGCTTGGAATGTTCTCAAGGTTTGTGCAccctataaaatttaaaaaataaaacagctAGTTAGGAactataataattataaatggaTGAACCTTAAGCAAATTGTACCACCTTCAAGAATTAGACTCTGCAGATTCGGTGTATCTGAGAAGTCTGGGATTTGAATGAGCTGCTGAGAGTGACTGAGATTGATAACCTTTAACTTCTCAAGAGGCTGGAACAAAGAGTACTTGGTTTTGGTAAATAAACTTCCCTGacctttaaatttataaattaaaaaaagaaaactaaataataatcaTACCTTCCTCCCTTCCCAAAGTCCTCTTAGTTCACTATTCTGCAGATTGAGTTCAATAAGCTTCTCTCCATGAAAATTTGATGGCAAAGATTCCAAAGGATATCCATCCCAATGAAGATATCTTAACTCATAAGACGGAAATTCAAAGTCCGTAGAAACATGCACCATAGAACCACATTTATGATCCCGACAAACTTTGAGTAATCTAAGTTTGTTCATCATTTTGAAAGCTTTAGTGGTAAACGCTATTCGTTCTGCTGCAGACATTTTTAGAACTATCCCTTCAATCGCATCAATCCCCTGAAAATCAAGATtcataaataagtgaaatgcaAAAAAcgtaaaaccaaaataaaactATAGGCATTCATAACTTCAAGCACTTGGATCTTACTTCATTTTGCCTCAATATGCGACGGACATCCTCTGATCTCCACAATCTGCTCTGTTTTCCTGGCTCTTGAGGACATGCTTGATGAACAACTCCTTGACCCATTTGTTGCAATAAAGGGTGcatcattatcttattatttgaaaaagttAGGAGAGACTTATTATAGAGATCTGTTATTGCTTTCTCAGCCCCATCTAATATTCTTGAGACAAATTCTCTTTCTTCCCctttaaaaaaacatgcaatatcaagaaatatatcttttgttttataatctAGTCTATCATAACTGATTTGAAGCACATCTTGAATTTCTTTCACGGATTGGTGTTTTAGTTTATACAATATACTTTCCCATTCATATATTGACTTACCAAAAAGAAAACCACCTAAAACTTTAAGAGCCAATGGAAGGCCCTCACTATAATTTACTATATTTTGGGAAAGTTCTCTGTATGCTGGTTCAGGAAATCTTGCTTGGAAGGCATAAAGACTAAAGAGATGTATAGATTCTTCTAAATCTAATCCTTGAACCTCATATATAGCATCCACTCCATGCTCAAGTAGTAAATGTTTATCTCTAGTCGTTATAATAATTCTACTTCCCCCACCAAGCCAATCTCGATTTGGAACTAAGTCCTTTAATTGACTCAAACAATCCACATCATCAACAAcgataagaattttttttttttgcaattcctccttTATCTTATTGAGCCCTTCATCAACATTCAGTCCTTCATAGGACAGTCCTGTAATGTCAGATAGAAGCTCCTTTTGTACTCTAGGCATGGATTGCTTGCAAACACTTGGAAGAAAGCTAGCACCATCGAATTGGTATGAGATTGAGTTATAAAAAACTCGTGCAATTGCGGTTTTACCAATTCCACCTAATCCCCATACTCCAAGCATGCGAACATCATAAGATCCAATGCCTATCAATGACTTCAATTCTTCCAAACGTCCATCAATTCCAATTAAGTTATGACCTGGAAGTTTCAATTCGCGATTGACGAAATCAATGATTTTCTCAATAATAGTTGACTCATTCCTgttaataataaagtaaaacaaTGTTAATTATAAAATGCAGCAAAGATATAATGGGGTAAAATTAGTTACAAAAGATTATTATTGTGAAGTTAATATGGTGATGTCGTGCTGTGTCAAGGGCAATGAACTCCATAGAGAAAACTTGTCTACAAAATGGCAAGTTACTTCCCAAATGTAGTATTCTTGTTATCCGTAGAACTCCATAAAGATAATaggtctaattttaaaatatattaaatattaaaattatgatttattttaatttaaacatatttaatgatattaaataaataatgatatatgtataattattttaatatttatatttttatatttaataaatatataaattatataaaataaggacctattaaaaaattacgttttatatttttagtaataaattaaatcaaactagaaaaataaaataattaaaattaatttatttaatatttaaaaaatgaaaaaaatgaaaaaatgggtaaaatattcataaatatcaatgaaatattaaaacatgaaagaaaaaaattgatgaaatattaataaaatgtttaaaaatatggatttgTATGAAGGATATACCCGCACATccagatattttaaaaatgtcacCCTTCCGGCCTTCACCATCAATGTCAATAtttctcaatattttaattttttttttatagttgtcAGTTCTGTAAATGCgctcttttattcttttaatgttcgtcatttttataagtaaaaagcTATATTACGTATCGAACACGGGATCCCTGTGTCCTGGTGCAGCCCtatttaatatttctattaaggtaataaattataatatttagaaatatattcCATTACTatgtttcaaattaaaataagaaaaattaataataattaatttacagatgtttaaaatatatatatatatatatatatatatatatatatatatatatatatatatatatatatataaacagtATTTAACattcaaacatatataaaaataaacaacttaatccCTTAATACCTAATCATATTCAAACATTCAAACAGTATTTAACATGGTCATCAAACTCCttccaaaacaaaattagaagCTACTATAAGTTGTTGATTTAACACTGATCCAAATTATTAACTTGTTAATTCATGATTTAAGACAACTAAATCCTTATAacttaattaaatcaaaagcACAAATTAAGGAAGTTGAAGTTACACATCCTCCGGCACATGGAAACTAGATATATAGGCTGCTTTAGTCAAGGCATCCCTCCACCTTTGCACCTTCTTCTCATCTACATCTCTTTTATGAATGCAAAATGCCTCTCCGAAGCTCCCTCTTTGCACATGCACATCAGGACGGTCCACGTGGTAGAAGACCAGCAAGACTATTTGTCCCATTTCTTTCCTGCACTCCATGATCTTCGCGAACTCATCCAAACACCACTTGGAATGCGCATAGTTTTTTGAGAACACAACTatggaaattttttattcttcaatagttttcaaaattcctGATTTGATCTCCTCTCCTTTCTCAAGTTCATCGTCTCTGAAAGTTTTAGTCGTCGACCGAAGCAAATTTTCGTATAACTGATCCGTAAAATTGTAGCCGCTGTCTTCacctctaaaactcaagaacaCATCGAAGTTATATTTACGGATTGgggtagaagaagaagaagagggtgtTTGGGTAGAGGAAGCCATTGTTGGAGAGTTTTTGGATGAAAGCTTAAAGAGAGTTGAGGAGTAACTTGTGGTGAGTCTATTCTTGATATGCCCTACAGCACCTTTGGGTCCttatatgatattaatttatttggttttggttttggttggACCGTAAAAGCAAACATCGATTCTCCCAATACATGCAAGCATtgattctttttcatttttggggtCCCATGTACAAGCATGTGATTTGACAGACAACTGTCAAAGAGTAACGAGTGGAGAGGTAGGTGGCTTTTAAAACGATTAAAAAGGAAGGACCCACCCATTTTTTGGGGTGCCAATGCATTAGCATGTGACTTGTCAGACAAATGTCAAAGAGTAACGAGTGGAGAGGTAGGTGGCTTTTAAAACGATTAAAAAGGAAGGACCCACCCATTTTTTGGGGTGCCAATGCATTAGCATGTGACTTGTCGGACAAATGTCAAAGAGTAATGAGTGGAGAGGTAGGTtgcttttaaaacaattaaaaaggaAGGACCCACCCACATCCACGGATGAAATTTCGCCGCTATATACGGTGATATATCGATATCAGGTTAAGAAATATTGTTTAGGCGGAAGAAATATTGTTTAGCTGGATTTCGGGAtgaaaaaattagattttatcgTCTAAATATCGATTATATTTCGGATATTGGAGGTAACTGAAACAATTTTGACCACCAATTATCAATggagagaaattaaaaaaaaaaaatcagaaaaatccttaaaatatCAGGTTTGGCtgataaatctccaaaatatcTGCGCATGTAGCGATGCTTTTTTgccaattttttcaattcataTCGATAAATGGACAAGACTATCACAAGACTCCACAagccatttttcaaaatatctgcAGGCTTGGAAATCAaatgcaattttttcaaattgtttgGATGAAATTCTCCAACACGGgccttacattttcatgattttttattcatttttacaaaaattcagagtctctcacatatttttattttatctaattaaaatttttttaaatataaaaaaaaaaaaaaaatctctttcttTCCTGGTTTTTTCTCAATCTTTGCTTGGAGCTTTGTAACTTGGTTTAAGGTTGTAACAAGAATTTAGAGGTAAGGAAGGAGAAGTGTCCATCAATTCAAAGTGGGTCAGTGAGTTTCCATGAATTTTAGTGCAACTTGTAAGTGTGGGTGCAGTTGACAGGGAACCTACCTTATCAAATGGCAGCATAGAGGTTAATAATGCTCTCAACCCAGTTTTCTTTGCAATTAAGGGCACAAAGTCCTCCAAATCCTTGGATATATTCTTTTCAAGATTGTCCTTCACCTTCTTGACCCTTTCATACCAACAAATggttaatttctttgaaaaaaaatgaagcaaattGGATGTGATTGTGAGTAAATGAGGGGACCCTCTTAGAATAAATGAAAGCCACACAAAGTCAGAGAAGGTTCGTCATCAACATGGATAAAAAGGAGCATGGACAAGGATGGGTGATAGACAAGGTTTTGGAGATGGATGAAGATCTCTCAAGTCGAGAATCTTTTATTTATCAACAACACAAAAGACAAACTATCACCGACTCTGTCTCCTCTCCTTCATTTTTATCATGACAATCTCACTCACCCACATGCACCCAAAAATacttgcacaaaaaaaaaaaaaaaaggcaagttCGTTCCGTCCTGAGTCCCATGCCTTTCCTTTCTCAAACTATAAAAGCCAAATATCATTTGTTGGTaaagatatatattttcttttggcATTCCACGTGGCATCTTTGTAACCAAATGTTAA is drawn from Vitis riparia cultivar Riparia Gloire de Montpellier isolate 1030 chromosome 18, EGFV_Vit.rip_1.0, whole genome shotgun sequence and contains these coding sequences:
- the LOC117907879 gene encoding disease resistance protein RPV1-like, which produces MECRKEMGQIVLLVFYHVDRPDVHVQRGSFGEAFCIHKRDVDEKKVQRWRDALTKAAYISSFHVPEDVNESTIIEKIIDFVNRELKLPGHNLIGIDGRLEELKSLIGIGSYDVRMLGVWGLGGIGKTAIARVFYNSISYQFDGASFLPSVCKQSMPRVQKELLSDITGLSYEGLNVDEGLNKIKEELQKKKILIVVDDVDCLSQLKDLVPNRDWLGGGSRIIITTRDKHLLLEHGVDAIYEVQGLDLEESIHLFSLYAFQARFPEPAYRELSQNIVNYSEGLPLALKVLGGFLFGKSIYEWESILYKLKHQSVKEIQDVLQISYDRLDYKTKDIFLDIACFFKGEEREFVSRILDGAEKAITDLYNKSLLTFSNNKIMMHPLLQQMGQGVVHQACPQEPGKQSRLWRSEDVRRILRQNEGIDAIEGIVLKMSAAERIAFTTKAFKMMNKLRLLKVCRDHKCGSMVHVSTDFEFPSYELRYLHWDGYPLESLPSNFHGEKLIELNLQNSELRGLWEGRKPLEKLKVINLSHSQQLIQIPDFSDTPNLQSLILEGCTNLENIPSSIWDLDSLVNLDLSRCSKLQELAEIPWNQYSLEYLNLAFCTNLESLPESLSNLKCLKTLNVIGCSKLPDNLGSLECLEKLYASSSELISPQSDSSLAGLCSLKVLDVHGTNLMQRAISGDIGSLYSLEELNLSYCNLTEEEIPDDICCLYSLRVLDLSGNRFLRVTDAISQLSELRELGLRHCKSLLEIPKLPSSLRVLDAHDCTGMKKSVWQWQRLLNSFKPVLQWQRQLNCFKSAFLQEIQEMKYRRLLSLPANGVSQGFSTVISGIEIPDWISHKGIGSEVTVELPLKWYDKDFLGLALCCVYIPQQGEPLDKSMDEPKSSTSENAMVNITQPYHLGCELTFLDDEIGFLDHLSCGSSCQCDHNDGVLDSAWVTYYSNVAIKHKYRSYKSSHLKASFRGHVNGKPVKVKKCGIGLVHVDLDRTSHAFQAQHSTDQLRLKLVSHVS